One segment of Spiroplasma kunkelii CR2-3x DNA contains the following:
- a CDS encoding lipoprotein, with amino-acid sequence MKKLLSLLTIFSLSFTNTVNLISCDNIANNKPKLPPSKTKLPIVKDVFLLWKIKTRNYSRN; translated from the coding sequence ATGAAAAAATTACTTAGTTTATTAACGATATTTTCATTATCTTTTACAAACACAGTGAATTTGATTAGTTGTGATAATATTGCAAATAACAAACCAAAATTGCCACCATCAAAAACAAAATTACCAATAGTAAAAGATGTTTTTTTACTATGAAAAATTAAAACAAGAAATTACAGCAGAAATTAA